The sequence ACCATCTGGGAGCAGGAGCCGCTGAAGCGGCTGTCACAGGACGGGCAGCTCGCGGCCTACCGTCACACCGGCTTCTGGGAAGCGATGGACACCCTGCGCGACAAGCTTCATCTGGAGCAGCTCTGGGAGAGCGGGCAGGCCCCCTGGAAGCGATGGCAATGAACCCTGGCTTCTGGAACGGCAAGCGCGTCCTCGTTACCGGCCATACCGGCTTCAAGGGCGGCTGGATGGTGGCGTGGCTGCGCCATCTCGGCGCCGAGGTAGCAGGTCTCGCGCTGCCGCCGTCGACGACGCCCAACCTGTTCGACCTGGCGCAGACGGCGCAGGACATCGCGTCGGTCTTCGCCGATATCCGCGATCCCGCCGCGGTCAAGGCGGTGTTCGACCGATTCCAGCCCGAGATCGTGTTTCACATGGCCGCCCAGGCGATCGTGCGGGCATCCTATGATGATCCGGTCGGCACCTATGCGACCAACGTCATGGGCACCGTGCACGTCTTCGAGGCGGTGCGGACCTCCGGCGTGCGCGTGGTGGTCAACGTCACCAGCGACAAATGCTACGACAACAAAGAGTGGGTCTGGGGCTACCGCGAGACCGACCCGCTCGGCGGCAAGGATCCCTATTCCAGCAGCAAGGCCTGCGCGGAGCTGGTCACAGCGGCGTATCGGTCGTCGTTCTTCAGCGGCACTCACGGGATCGGCTTCGCCAGCGCCCGCGCCGGCAACGTGATCGGTGGCGGCGACTGGGCGCAGGATCGTCTCATCCCCGATGTGATCGCCGCGATTCGCAACGGACAACCGGTGCCGGTCCGCAATCCCGATGCGGTGCGGCCCTGGCAGCACGTGCTCGAGCCGCTGTCGGGCTACATTCTGCTCGCCGAACATCTGTGGCGCGATCCGGCTGCCTTCTCCAGCGAATGGAATTTCGGTCCCGACGCAGATAGCGTGCGCACGGTGCGCTGGCTGGTCGATCGCCTCGCACTGCTGTGGGGTGTTCCGCCGCAGCAGATGCCGCAGCCGGGAGAGCATCCGCACGAGGCGCGGCTGCTGTCACTGGACAGTTCCAAGGCGCGGGCTCAGCTCGGCTGGGCGCCGCGTTGGGGCCTCGATCGTGCCGCCTCCGCCGTGGTGGAGTGGTACAAGGCGTTCGAGCAGGGCGCTGCGGTCAAGCCGGTGATGGTTGACCAGATCGACGCTTTCATGAACACAAGGCGGGACTAGCCGCCCTTCAAATCGGATCAATATGATGGCCACCACGTCGACGAGACCGCTTACTGAGATCAAGAGTTGCGAGGTCTGCGGCAGCGACAAGCTCGTGCCGGTGCTCGATCTCGGCCTGCATCCCCTGTGCGACGACCTGGTGGCGGTCGGCGATTCGCGTGTATGCCGCGAATATCCGATTCAGATCGATTTCTGCGCGACTTGCGCCACCGGCCATCAGCGCTTCCAGGTTCCGAAAGAGGACCTTTTCCCCAAGGACTATCACTATCGCTCTCGCTTCACCGCCGACGTGCTCTCGGGGATGAAGGGGCTCGTGGCGACCTGCGCGGAACGGATGGGACCCCTGACCGGCAAGATCGCGCTCGACATCGGCTGCAACGACGGAAGCCTGCTGGATTTCTTCCGTGAGGCCGGCGCGACAACGGCCGGCATCGAGCCGACCGGCGCAGCGCAGGACGCCGCCGCCAAGGGCCATTTCGTTGTGCAGAACTATCTCAGCACCGAGACCGCGGCCGAGATCCGTCGCGCCGTCGGCACGCCCGACATCATCACCTTCACCAATGTTTTCGCGCATATCGAGGATCTGAACGGCGTGCTCGCGGCGCTGAAGGCGCTGCTCGGGCCCGAGACGGTGATCGTGATCGAGAATCACTATCTCGGCGCGGTGCTGGACCGGCATCAGTTCGACACCTTCTATCACGAGCATCCGCGCACCTATTCGTACAAATCGTTCAGCTTCATCGCAAGATCGCTCGGCCTCGACATCGTCAATGTCGAATTTCCCGCGCGCTATGGCGGCAATATTCGTGTCATTCTCGGACATGCGGCCAAGAGCGATACTGTCGCAGCCGAGATCGTCGCGCGCGAAAACAATTTCCAGGCCGAGTTCGCCCAGCTCGCGCGCGACGTCGAGCTCTGGAAGGCGCGCAAGGGCGAAGAGCTGAAGAAGATCATCGCGGCGCACGGTCCTGTCAGGGCCAAGGCGTTTCCGGGCCGCGCGGCGATCCTGGTCAAGTTGCTGGGGCTGACTGAAAAAGAGATCGTTGCGGTCCACGAGAAACCCGGCTCGATCAAGATCGGCCATTATGTGCCGGGCACGCGCATTCCGATCGTGTCCGACGACGAATTGTTCGCGCATGGCGACCAGGGTAAGCCGCTGCTCAATCTCGCCTGGCACATCTCGCGCGAGATCCGTCAGTATCTCCAGGACAACGGTTACAAAGGGCCGGTGATCGACGTGCTCGGCGCGGACGATTTCCATGCCTGAGGCGCCCGTCTTCACGATCCTCGGATCGGGTTTCGGGATGTATGGATATCTGCCTGCGCTGATCGAGTGCGGGAATAGGGTGGCGCTGCCGGAGCGCTACCGCGCCGTGGTCAGCGGGCGAAGCGAGCTCGTCCAATATGCGCCCGAGGTGATCTGGTGTCCCGGCACCGAGGAGGCGTTGGCACAGGCGAGCGGTGCGGTGATTGCGCTTCGCCCTGCCGATCAGGCCGGCTGGATGGCGAGGCTGGCAGAAATGCCCGGTATCGGCGAGCTGATCCTGGAGAAGCCGGTCGCGCCGACACCGCAGCTTGCGGCGCAGCTCATCGAGGCATTCGAGCGCACCGGCAAGCGCTACCGCGTCGGCTACACCTTTCGTTTCATGCCGTGGGCAGAGCGGCTTCGCGCGGTGCTCGGCGAGAGAACCGATGGCCTTTCGCTGGACTGGAGCTTCATGGCGCATCACTACCGCGCCAATCTCGCGAACTGGAAGCGGTTCGACGCCAGTGGCGGCGGCGCTCTCCGCTTCTACGGCATCCATCTGATCGCGCTTCTTGCAGAGCTCGGTTACGACGACGTCTCGTCGTCGGTGGTCGGCGGACCGTCGGACGCTGAGACGTCGTCATGGGAGGCCGTGTTCACGGCCAAGGCCCTGCCGCCATTCACGCTGCGCGTCGACAGTCGCGCGCCACAGACCTGGTTCAGGATCACCGCGGATCCGCGCGTTTCGCTCGTGGACCAGCCCGATCCCTTCGCGTCGGTCGAGCGGGACGTTCGCGATCCCAAGGTCGCCCGCGGTCCCAGGGTCGCCGGAGATCCCAGGGTCGCTCGCGATCCCAGGGTCGACGTGCTGTCACGGTTGTGCCGCTCGCTCAGCGAGCTCGACGCGGGCCATGCGCCGCGTCAACGTGACATCATCGCGCTGTGGATGCGAGTAGAGCAGGCGTCCCGGCGAGTCTCAGCGTCATTGACGTGATGGTGGTGCCAGCGATAGCGCGTGCTCGCGGGCGGTGGCCCAGACGTCCGGCGGCAAAGTGGGGTTGAACGGTTTCTCGTTTGCCCGATAGACGCGCTCGATCACGTCCCCCGAAGCCCAGTTGATCTGGCGCAGCATTAGGCCGGCCTGCAGCGACCAGGCGACCCAGACGCAGGCGATCAGTGCGGTCGGCCGCGGGCGGCCGGGCAAGAAGTTCGCAAGCTCGTTGACCGCGATCGCTAGCAAGAAAGCATAGGCGAAGGCGGGCAGGGCAAGATGCCGGTCTCGCGCATAGGAATAGGAGAGGAGCGGCCCTCCGATCGCGATCGCTGCGATGACGACGACGACGAGCGTATGGCGCTGTGGCCGGCCCCTGAGCGCAACAAGGCCTGCCACGATGAGCGCGGTCGAGAGGGTCTCCACGATGGTCTGGTAGTGCGGGCGATCGAAGATGACGCCCCACTGGGTGATGCGGAATGCGAGCGCGCCCAACTGTGCCAGTACGTTGTAGACGTAGAGCTTGTACACAGCATGGCCCGGGAACAACGTCTGACGTTCCTCCTTCGACAACATCTGAAAGAAATAGCCGACGGACTCATCGACCCCGGCGGTCCCCATGCCGGAGCCGAGCACGACGGCGCGCATGGCGAAATAAGCCAGCGTGATGCCGCCGAACACGATCGCAGCCCTGAGCGGCGCGGTGCGCAGGAAGTAGATGTAGAACGCGATCAAGAAGAGCCCGTTTTCCTTCGAGAGCAGCGCGATCGCATACGCCAGCCCGCACAGGGCGAGCTTTACCCTGTCGGTGTTGTCAGAGAGAACACTCAGCAGCGAGGCCGCGAAGCAGACGAGCACGAGGACGTGCGGCAATTCACTGATCCATACGACCGATCCGGAAATGAACGGCGAGCCGATCGCGAACACGGTGATCAGCAGCACACTTTCCGGGCGCAAGCCCAATCGCCGCACCACCTGAAGGCTCAATCCCATCAGCAGCAGGAAGATGGCGAACTGCACATAGCGATACGGCGTCGGGTTGAGACCGAAGAGCGTATACAGGCATTTCAGCAGGAATTCGGCGACCGGCCGGTAGAACGGACTCTGGAGCAT is a genomic window of Bradyrhizobium sp. CB1717 containing:
- the rfbG gene encoding CDP-glucose 4,6-dehydratase yields the protein MNPGFWNGKRVLVTGHTGFKGGWMVAWLRHLGAEVAGLALPPSTTPNLFDLAQTAQDIASVFADIRDPAAVKAVFDRFQPEIVFHMAAQAIVRASYDDPVGTYATNVMGTVHVFEAVRTSGVRVVVNVTSDKCYDNKEWVWGYRETDPLGGKDPYSSSKACAELVTAAYRSSFFSGTHGIGFASARAGNVIGGGDWAQDRLIPDVIAAIRNGQPVPVRNPDAVRPWQHVLEPLSGYILLAEHLWRDPAAFSSEWNFGPDADSVRTVRWLVDRLALLWGVPPQQMPQPGEHPHEARLLSLDSSKARAQLGWAPRWGLDRAASAVVEWYKAFEQGAAVKPVMVDQIDAFMNTRRD
- a CDS encoding class I SAM-dependent methyltransferase is translated as MATTSTRPLTEIKSCEVCGSDKLVPVLDLGLHPLCDDLVAVGDSRVCREYPIQIDFCATCATGHQRFQVPKEDLFPKDYHYRSRFTADVLSGMKGLVATCAERMGPLTGKIALDIGCNDGSLLDFFREAGATTAGIEPTGAAQDAAAKGHFVVQNYLSTETAAEIRRAVGTPDIITFTNVFAHIEDLNGVLAALKALLGPETVIVIENHYLGAVLDRHQFDTFYHEHPRTYSYKSFSFIARSLGLDIVNVEFPARYGGNIRVILGHAAKSDTVAAEIVARENNFQAEFAQLARDVELWKARKGEELKKIIAAHGPVRAKAFPGRAAILVKLLGLTEKEIVAVHEKPGSIKIGHYVPGTRIPIVSDDELFAHGDQGKPLLNLAWHISREIRQYLQDNGYKGPVIDVLGADDFHA